A part of Parvimonas micra genomic DNA contains:
- a CDS encoding helix-turn-helix transcriptional regulator: MYLIKEKIAPEFQSQNFELNIEAISLRSKKFEINTNMYKIGVVIDGSIELMYRDKVKELKKEDVFLINPGRVYGLCPTSKNNLMLILNIDEAYILKKFSNRPFIPYFNLELLENKEKFLLDIYRIVQMYYYKTEVGFQGFLREIDRLINNLILDNKFEENKFLNTWIREEAISKMKEIFDFPDNKLKLEDISKQFNVKSSFMSKVFKHILGYSFVDAYHMAQIGKVVELLINTDENILEIAFDCGFSSSKTFHENFKKYFKETPNTFRKNILLSEPKFVYSSFDKVMNSEILKNIINCEGKNYYENLRQTYEVSVDERSLDIEENFREKSIFSASNLGRNWLYYIPEIQKNIGFNTIRVEIKICKDNIFIREGVDVWTPLDETNAINDIQLIDKINVRIHMVLKMNIDVKQNINCINDMMDKFFDILFKALRISKIKSWNFELDMSYLWKNGITYNVEDRCKQLYAMWNTKINTKIGSKLIGVHIDEIGNLKDEEFILFMEKTVFSVHRPDFISVNLTDRNIYSKNVPPEEFSEYISGIQNEIKNYTERYDIDGKNKIEVYISTLRIFDYTCMVPNKYHEILSALGNAWGLTWVIKTGIPVASIEYFSKRYNNKKEFEENLEIFCRKLSLFNKYSIKNLDFYVYKFIFELYANFIKVDDGIIVTTNGADYKIILFQNMGENLQYIFNKKEYLKEYPGREITLIINGLKGVYKFKVSTLRAEKGTMYYEANKFGETDQFDLNDIEYLKNKVIPKMKVEKVNLNGNFKTKFKLGLFEIKFIEIIKIG, from the coding sequence ATGTATTTGATAAAAGAAAAAATAGCTCCTGAATTTCAAAGTCAGAATTTTGAGCTTAATATTGAGGCTATAAGTCTTAGATCTAAAAAATTTGAAATTAATACTAATATGTATAAAATAGGTGTTGTTATTGATGGTTCTATTGAATTAATGTATAGAGATAAAGTTAAAGAGCTAAAAAAAGAAGATGTTTTTTTGATAAATCCGGGAAGAGTTTATGGATTGTGTCCTACTTCAAAAAATAATTTAATGTTGATTTTAAATATAGATGAGGCATATATTTTGAAAAAATTTTCTAATAGGCCTTTTATACCATATTTCAATTTAGAGTTACTGGAAAATAAAGAGAAATTTTTATTAGATATATATAGAATTGTTCAGATGTATTATTATAAGACAGAAGTAGGATTTCAAGGCTTTTTGAGGGAAATAGATAGGCTTATTAATAACTTAATATTGGATAATAAATTTGAAGAAAATAAATTTCTGAATACATGGATAAGAGAAGAAGCTATTTCTAAAATGAAAGAAATATTTGATTTTCCTGATAATAAGTTAAAACTTGAAGATATATCCAAGCAGTTTAATGTAAAATCTTCTTTTATGTCTAAAGTGTTTAAGCATATATTAGGCTATAGTTTTGTAGATGCATATCACATGGCACAAATAGGAAAAGTTGTTGAACTTTTAATAAATACAGATGAGAATATTCTTGAAATAGCTTTTGATTGTGGATTTTCTTCATCAAAAACTTTTCATGAGAATTTTAAAAAATATTTTAAAGAAACTCCAAATACTTTTAGAAAAAATATTCTTCTGTCAGAGCCAAAGTTTGTATATTCATCTTTTGATAAAGTAATGAATTCAGAAATTTTAAAAAATATAATAAATTGTGAAGGAAAAAATTATTATGAAAATTTAAGACAAACTTATGAAGTATCGGTAGATGAAAGATCATTAGATATTGAAGAAAATTTTAGAGAAAAATCAATATTCAGTGCAAGTAATCTTGGACGTAATTGGCTTTATTATATTCCTGAGATTCAAAAAAATATAGGATTCAATACAATCCGAGTAGAAATTAAAATTTGTAAAGATAATATTTTTATAAGAGAAGGAGTGGATGTTTGGACGCCGCTTGACGAGACTAATGCTATTAATGATATTCAGCTTATTGATAAGATAAATGTTCGAATACATATGGTATTAAAGATGAATATTGACGTTAAACAAAATATTAATTGTATTAATGATATGATGGATAAATTTTTTGACATTTTATTTAAGGCTTTACGGATTTCAAAAATAAAATCATGGAATTTTGAATTAGATATGTCTTATCTTTGGAAAAATGGAATAACATATAATGTTGAAGATAGGTGTAAGCAGTTATATGCAATGTGGAATACTAAAATAAATACAAAAATCGGAAGTAAGTTGATAGGAGTTCATATTGACGAAATAGGAAATCTAAAAGATGAAGAATTCATTCTTTTTATGGAAAAAACGGTTTTTTCTGTTCATAGACCAGATTTTATATCCGTTAATTTAACTGATAGAAATATATATTCTAAAAATGTTCCACCTGAAGAATTTTCAGAATATATTTCAGGAATTCAAAATGAAATTAAGAATTATACAGAACGATATGATATAGATGGTAAAAATAAAATAGAAGTTTATATATCGACGCTTAGAATTTTTGATTATACTTGTATGGTTCCTAATAAATATCATGAGATACTTTCTGCACTTGGAAATGCTTGGGGATTAACATGGGTTATAAAAACCGGGATTCCGGTTGCATCTATTGAGTATTTTAGTAAAAGATATAATAATAAGAAAGAGTTTGAAGAAAATTTAGAAATTTTTTGTAGAAAACTTTCATTATTTAACAAATATTCGATAAAAAATTTAGATTTCTATGTATATAAATTTATATTCGAACTTTATGCTAATTTTATAAAAGTTGATGATGGTATTATTGTTACGACTAACGGAGCAGATTATAAAATAATACTATTTCAAAACATGGGTGAAAATCTACAATATATATTCAACAAAAAAGAATATCTAAAAGAGTATCCGGGAAGAGAAATTACACTTATTATAAACGGACTGAAAGGAGTATATAAATTTAAAGTGTCTACACTTAGAGCAGAAAAAGGTACTATGTATTATGAAGCGAATAAATTTGGAGAAACTGATCAATTCGACTTAAACGATATAGAATATTTAAAAAATAAAGTTATACCTAAAATGAAAGTTGAGAAAGTAAATTTAAATGGAAATTTTAAAACAAAATTTAAGTTAGGTCTTTTTGAAATTAAATTCATTGAAATAATAAAAATCGGATAA